The window TttctcttatatatatatatatatatatgtatgtattaaaGATGGATAACAATAAATCTAGTTATTCACTGTAGATGTTTGCCAAAAGCGTCACCTGAacttccatcaatccattttctctatGCCCCTCATTATGGCTGCTGGTGGGTTGGAACTTattgcagctgactttgggcaagaggcaagttacaccctggactggttgctggccaatcgcagggcacatatagacagacaactaTTTAGAATTACATTCACACCAGTCATGGACAATTGAGAGTATTCGGTGAAcctgcacctcagaactgtgtaaGAAGTATGAAAGTTTTAGACTTGCcaagtcaatctccagacttaaaccctacaGAGAATGCATTTTGCCTGCTAAAGAGGTGACTTGGAGTAACATCACTAAACAATGCATCCTTCCTTCCATTTTTtacagcgcttatcctcattgggATCTTGGGTGAGCTTGAGCctaatcccagctgactttgggcgagaagcctGTCagtttagtgtcttcaattgaCCCCATaggcatggttttggaatgcaGAATgtagccggagtacctggagaaaacccacgcaagcacaggaagaacatccagagctgagattcgaacccagaacctctgaactgtgaggtatTTATGTGACAATCGGAAAAAgtgtgtttatatttaaaaaaaaaaaaagaaaaatcccctTTACCTCGGGAGCACATTTCGACACCTCATCAAGGAGTTTGCATGCATATGTAAACATTCGTTTATTTCCGAGTTGTCACTCAGAGCAGCCTCAGCTTGAAGCTTGCCACCAGGAGCTATGACTGACTATTGATAGCCTGCAAGAGAGAATGGCCGCCTTCCCTTTCAATCAAGCTTCAGTTGAATGCTAATCTCCGCGCAACCTCCTGGCACAGTGAAATTAATTTCCCTGTACTTGTAAACAAACCTCCAAATATGCACTCACAACGTCGTACCTGAGATTCTGCAGCCCCAGGAACATGTCGGGGCTGAGCCTCTCCAGGTTGTTCCCGTTCAGGTAGAGGCTCCTCAGGCTAGTCAGGCTGGAGAAGGCCCCCTCCTCTAGGTAGGAGATGCGGTTGCTCCCCAGATGCAGCAGGTCCAGACTAGAAAAGTTCCAGAAGTCGGTACGGTAGATTCTCTGGATCAAGTTCCCGCTCAGGTACAGCTTGCGTCCGTTGAGCGGTCGCGGCGTCAACTGCGACACGTTGAGGAAGCCGTTCTCCTTGCAGTTGACGGTCAGGCCCAGGTCGGTAATGTGCAGGTTGCAGGTGCAGCCCAGCGGACAGATGATGGGGATGGGCGGCCGGGTCTGGTAACCCGCCACGGGGGGATTCTGGTTGGGGCTGCGTGACGTGGGTGATGTCCTGGAGGGGCGAGGCTTCTTGGTGGGCCGCGGGGGCCGGTCGCGGTCCCTGCGCTCAGCGGAAGAAGAGGACGAGGACGTGGACGAAGTGTGAGTGTTTTGACGGGAGCCGTGCACCATGGAGGAGGGTTTGGTCGGTCTAACCCGCCCCGGGTGGGGGTTGGGCTTGGTATTAGGGGGCAAGTCTTGAGGCTGCGTGCCCCCGGAGGCTTTACCGCTTTCCGCTTGCAGGTCTTTATCTGGGAGCTCAGTGCAAAGCTCCTTGCGAGGGATCTCCCTCAAGTCCTTGCCGTGAAGGTGGAAGGGATACTCGCAGGTAACGTCCCCCACCACCGCAGTGTAGGGGATCTGACCCAGCCACTGCTGCAGCTGCACCGCCTCGCAGCCACAGTTCCAGGGATTCTCCTCCAGCTGGATCTCCATGAGGGAGCGCCCCACGTATTCCAGGGTCCCGGCGTACGCCAGACTCTTTAGACGGTTTCCCCGCAGGTCCAGATGAGTCAGCGACACAGATCTGGAACAGGAGCAGGAGGGAGGAGAGGCCAAGTTAAATGAATGGCAACTGCGATTGCTGAGAAGTCTGATGATGAATGACTTGTTCTTACAGTAAATGTGATTATTTCAAGATCAATTGACAATAAAGTGGGTACCCACATACTGATAATCAAGCAatgagcattttccctccctcgcgatcaaagtcagcaaaggcccgagtGTCGGTCGTCTCTAAcggattatcctgagcgattatcctgcgGTGTGGGAGTGTTAAGAGTGGTTCTTCCTCCCAGATCTGCTCGGGAAAACAAGTTGGGGCCGAAAACCACAAGACAATCTCTAAATCACTCGACAATCGGGCCTCTGCTGACTTTGATCTGAAGAGAAGCAAAAATGCCCAAACTGGGCCAGATTGTTGGTATATGTGTATTCTGCTTAAGAAATCTGAGAAATCGAATCAGTCACCTGAAGAGATGAGCAGGCAAGACGGGGATCAGGTTGTCGTTGAGGATCAGAACCCGCAGCTTGTACAGGAACCTCAGAGCGCCGCTGTCGATGCGTTTAATCACATTGTAGTCGGCCTGCAGAGTGGGCGGCAATGTTGAGCGGTCAGCGCCAGCCAGGCCTTCTCAGCTAAACTAAACTCTATCGGAAGCACTGACCCACATTAACAACctaattctaatatttgttccatgaaatggGGTTAATTTATTCCAAACAGTATATTCCCTGCATTTGGTAGGGTTTCTCTTTGTTGCATTGCTTCAGTACGTGTTTGTGGATTTTTtgtcagatttgttttctttttgtccactcagatttcagcctcaatgtgttgccatgtcaatctaatctgcccacgGCCTTCAGAATCATTATTGCTGGCCCATGGAACTTCAACTATAtcagcaatgggactgtttctttaaccaatcatatTTCAAATTCGTCCTTATAGATCAATGACGTCAGCCCCGATGATGTCAGAATTTTTCCATCGGCTTAATGGTTGGTCAGAGCAGAACTGTTCAACAGGTAAAGCACATCTGTCGCGATCTACtcacaataatacatttaataatctgcATGtctgatatgtttttttttattagataaatattgattccgATGACGACGAACGTGTCCCAGTTGCATGCTGTTATATTGCGTCTTTGTATAGTATTGACCGTTTCTATAACTGCAGTGTGATAGATGTTTGATTCAAAGGTGGATTAAGTTGGGTAAGcacccactgaaggcccagatACTAAATGCACGGCCTGCCACTGGTGAGCGGCAATGTGTTGAACTTGTCAGGAAAATACAGTTAGGCAGGAAAAGCTGCGACGGCTCCATTTGACAAAGTGAGAAATggagggaaagaaaagaaatctcCCGGGGAGATTCTTGCACTTCTATCATTTACTGGCCGGTGACTATTTTCGCAGCCTACCTGGAGGTACTCCAGAGCCTCCAAGCCGGCAAAGGTGTCATTCCTGAAGACCTCCAGCTTGTTCTCGTGGAGGTAGAGGCGTCGCAGCTTGGCCAGGCCGTGGAAGGCGCCCACCCGGATGTCCTGCAGAGCGTTGTTGCCCAGGTTTATCGACACCGCGTTGCCAAGGTGCTGGAACCCGTTGCTATAGAGACGCCTCAGCGAGTTCCTCTGGAGGTTGAGTTTGAAAGGGCGGACCCACGACTGTGACACCTGAACGAGGCATTCGCGCTCTGATGAGTCATCTCAATAATTACACTAGCTAAGAAGAAAGCAAGCGTGAGGGACAGGATATTACACATACAGGGGGTTCTCGGTTTAGGGCGGATTGCCGTCCCTTCTGCAGCGAAATAACCCGAATTTTATGTAAGTCGGAGCATGCCATAGTCTATCACCAACTTACTATCGCACAGTAGTAACATAGaaaatatacaatacatatttttatgaaaaacacttcaggCCATATAACAATCCATtggaaaaaagaccaaaaaaccCTGTAATTGCaagaaacaacacatttttacaattattttttgaacCGATTCTCCTCTTTATTAAGTAAAATGTATGCTCTGTAGGGTTTCAGTCTGGaaattgacttggccagtctaatacCTTCCAattcttgggggaaaaaaaacacaataaatgaaaatattagctgaaaaatatttataattagaataaaaacaaatattagacaaaaattgacgaaaataatattaaaaataatgatgacaatAATGATTACAAGTAAAATACTagacaaaaattacaaaataagagacaaatatatagaatataaaaatacaaaacaatcgaTGATAaactaatataaaataaataaaacatttgaaaatattagacaaaaatacatattaaaaaatacacaagaaaaataTTGGAAATACCTGATATGTGACaaaaaattctaaaaacaaaaattattagatggaaaatagacaaatatgagaaaaaatatataccacaaaaatgtaaaatagtgaaacaaaaatacaaaacaaaaatacaaaatactatACATATAAAATAGGGCTGAGTACCTGGCTGCCGTTGGTGAAGCCCCGGCCATCGCAATGCACGTGCAGCACGCCTTCTTTGACCTCGCACGCGCACGGCTCGAAGCAGGGCTCGTCCACTTCCTCCTCAGAGTTGTCCACCAGGGGCGTGTGCGTGGAGGTGGGTGTGGGGGTGGGTCCGCTGTGCGACGCTCGGGCCAGACCCGCCGCCGCGAACCCCAGGGCCACGGCCAGGGTGACCCACTGCATCCTCGCCGCACCGCTTCTCCCAGCTCAGCTCAGCAGCCCGGGGCGGCGGCCCGGCGTCGGCCCCTCACTGACGTCCGTACGCCGCATCCAGCGCGACAAGGACACAAACACAGTTAAAAGAGGGCAAACAGCAGAGCGAGGCAGCTCGGGATGAATCAGATCGATGATGCGTCACGAGCATACCGAAGCGCACAATGCATGTAAGATCACAAAGAGCGAGACGCCCTGGGGCCTgcggggaaggggggggggggtgtggggtgtaTTGGGAGCGACTGGAGTAACGAAGCCCGAGCAGGCTAATCGGACATATGGCATGACATCTGTGAGATTTTTGACAAAACACGCTTGCGTTGTCAAACCAGAGCCCGATTATACCTGGTATTATAGACAGACATACGGGTACGACTGTACTGAAGACTCATCTCCTCTCTCGGCTTCTCAgtactgcagtaatattagtcattcttcacagaggataaagaacatatgcctgtgagtattatattatctgtgtgcatgtgttgctgcaccatttgttttCAGATACCGCATAGATGCTAATTTGTTAGCCCGTGTGCCTATGGAGTTACCCATTGTATGTTACCAATAAGGTAGAggaggctatgtggttgtttgaaacACATAGACGCATTTAGTTGTCTTTGGTTTATGTTTAGTTAGACACGTTTGTTattaagtcgggtcactcgtttctcaaggcaccattgcaTGTAACTCCAAGGTCGAACGCCGAAAGTATGTAAAATGCCGAGTTTGACCAATGTTAAAGAGAATGGGTggaaaaattgacattttattgcTGGGTGGGTGGAACGGTGAACTAGTGATTAGCACGGgtgcttcacagttctgcggttcggggttcgaatctctgCTCTGGCCTCCTTGTgattagtttgcatgttctccccgtgcttgagtgggttttctccgggtagtccggCTTCCTGTTGATTTCACTGAAGATtcttaaattgtccatatgtgcaatggatggatatggatTTTGGATGtggttgatggatggataatgtgtggatggatggattg of the Phycodurus eques isolate BA_2022a chromosome 14, UOR_Pequ_1.1, whole genome shotgun sequence genome contains:
- the LOC133413135 gene encoding SLIT and NTRK-like protein 3 — protein: MQWVTLAVALGFAAAGLARASHSGPTPTPTSTHTPLVDNSEEEVDEPCFEPCACEVKEGVLHVHCDGRGFTNGSQVSQSWVRPFKLNLQRNSLRRLYSNGFQHLGNAVSINLGNNALQDIRVGAFHGLAKLRRLYLHENKLEVFRNDTFAGLEALEYLQADYNVIKRIDSGALRFLYKLRVLILNDNLIPVLPAHLFRSVSLTHLDLRGNRLKSLAYAGTLEYVGRSLMEIQLEENPWNCGCEAVQLQQWLGQIPYTAVVGDVTCEYPFHLHGKDLREIPRKELCTELPDKDLQAESGKASGGTQPQDLPPNTKPNPHPGRVRPTKPSSMVHGSRQNTHTSSTSSSSSSAERRDRDRPPRPTKKPRPSRTSPTSRSPNQNPPVAGYQTRPPIPIICPLGCTCNLHITDLGLTVNCKENGFLNVSQLTPRPLNGRKLYLSGNLIQRIYRTDFWNFSSLDLLHLGSNRISYLEEGAFSSLTSLRSLYLNGNNLERLSPDMFLGLQNLRYLYFEYNEIREMDRGTLDSMPSLQLLFLNANLLRTLPLGVFSGVNLARLNLRNNHLLQLPMEGVLEHLTGLVQVDLQQNPWECNCEAAPLKRWLEGLSAVVVMGEVVCHSPEKNKGVDLRSLSMELLCPELEPQEDREVTTATADGGAPLGHPDPEPGPLIPPGKESIPLSVLVLSLLVLFVSAFFAGAALIAYTLRRRDKLPFRRQGEVDLAGMQMECGIFTEGTHHHHHHHHHHHSLAETPPQHNHVYDTISVAKSPEPAEKKRGASGGYRSTAEKDREWTLRVTSSPISTVAGAVGPLAPGLHENGILCPTVIDSQGPTPKVELVDCLFRLPTPEFQDLRDRYTRLPPCYPHPQDAQLQDAASSAGPQTHVVTAASSAGEQGSEPGTRLMTTPDYMEVLDRSYQF